Proteins encoded within one genomic window of Microbacterium soli:
- a CDS encoding aldehyde dehydrogenase family protein, whose amino-acid sequence MSTIPALTSLDRLSSAARELISGPMNWIGGEWEDGQSEHTNTIWNPSTGEVLHTAPHATPSQAERAVIAARRAFDEGPWGRTSPAERSAVLQRLADLLESHFDALVEIIIAEVGTPIALARAMQVAMPIENVRWAAGMALKGPMGGYEQPLAPDLHTPPSSSVLQRVPAGVVAGITGYNFPINSVVWKLGPGLAAGCTLVFKSSERTPLSTRALMKLTEMAGVPAGVVNFVSGLGDVGEVITTHAAVDMVMFTGSLKVGKAIQRAAADTVKKTILELGGKSANILLPSITDFDSVVQPSIMRFARNSGQGCGSTTRMLVPRSQYDDFAASVQRFVSGLSVGVPWEESNDLGPLIREEQREFVAGFVDRAVDQGAEIIAGGGYTDGLSGYFYNPTVVGGVDNTWEISREELFGPVGVLIPYDSVEDAIGIAHDSPYGLHAAVYGDPAEALELASRIRAGSVSINGGGYMRPDGPWGGFKLSGYGREMGEDGFQEFFQVKHIQWPIR is encoded by the coding sequence ATGAGCACCATTCCCGCCCTGACATCCCTCGACAGGCTGAGCTCCGCGGCCCGCGAACTGATCTCCGGGCCCATGAACTGGATCGGTGGAGAGTGGGAGGACGGTCAGTCCGAGCACACGAACACCATCTGGAACCCGTCGACCGGCGAAGTCCTGCACACGGCACCCCATGCCACCCCGAGTCAGGCGGAGCGGGCGGTCATCGCCGCCCGGCGAGCCTTCGATGAGGGGCCCTGGGGGCGGACCTCCCCTGCCGAAAGGTCAGCGGTCCTCCAGCGGCTCGCCGACCTGCTCGAATCGCACTTCGATGCGCTCGTCGAGATCATCATCGCCGAGGTGGGCACCCCGATCGCACTCGCGCGTGCGATGCAGGTGGCCATGCCCATCGAGAACGTGCGCTGGGCGGCCGGAATGGCTCTCAAGGGACCCATGGGCGGCTATGAGCAGCCCCTCGCGCCGGATCTGCACACACCTCCGTCGAGTTCCGTGCTGCAGCGGGTTCCCGCCGGGGTGGTCGCGGGGATCACCGGGTACAACTTCCCGATCAACTCGGTGGTGTGGAAGCTGGGCCCCGGACTCGCGGCCGGCTGCACCCTCGTGTTCAAGTCATCCGAGCGGACGCCGCTGTCGACTCGGGCTCTGATGAAGCTCACGGAGATGGCCGGCGTCCCAGCCGGCGTGGTGAACTTCGTATCGGGCCTCGGCGACGTCGGAGAGGTCATCACGACACACGCCGCCGTGGACATGGTGATGTTCACCGGATCCCTGAAAGTCGGCAAGGCCATCCAACGGGCCGCCGCCGACACCGTCAAGAAGACCATCCTCGAGCTCGGCGGGAAATCGGCGAACATCCTCCTTCCGAGCATCACAGACTTCGACTCCGTGGTTCAGCCCTCCATCATGCGCTTCGCACGCAACTCCGGACAGGGGTGCGGCTCCACCACTCGCATGCTCGTTCCCCGTTCGCAGTACGATGACTTCGCCGCGAGCGTCCAGCGCTTCGTCTCCGGACTCTCCGTGGGGGTGCCGTGGGAGGAGTCCAACGACCTCGGCCCGCTCATCCGAGAAGAGCAGCGCGAGTTCGTCGCGGGGTTCGTCGACCGCGCTGTCGATCAGGGAGCCGAGATCATCGCAGGAGGCGGCTACACCGACGGGCTGAGCGGGTACTTCTACAATCCGACCGTCGTGGGAGGAGTCGATAACACCTGGGAGATATCGCGCGAGGAGCTGTTCGGCCCGGTCGGCGTCCTCATCCCGTACGACAGTGTGGAGGATGCGATCGGCATCGCCCACGATTCGCCGTACGGATTGCACGCCGCGGTGTACGGGGATCCCGCCGAGGCGCTGGAGCTGGCATCGCGAATACGAGCCGGATCCGTGTCGATCAACGGCGGGGGCTACATGCGCCCGGACGGCCCGTGGGGCGGTTTCAAGCTCTCCGGATACGGCAGGGAGATGGGTGAGGACGGCTTCCAGGAGTTCTTCCAGGTGAAGCACATCCAGTGGCCGATCCGCTAG
- a CDS encoding 2Fe-2S iron-sulfur cluster-binding protein, which yields MSAQVTYVSASGEEMTFEGEAGDSVMAVAVRNGLSTIVAECGGSMSCSTCHVFVDEKDLALFDPISEVEDEMLDTTAVDREPNSRLSCQLVLREDCAVRVTTPETQM from the coding sequence ATGTCAGCACAGGTGACCTACGTCTCAGCCTCGGGCGAGGAGATGACGTTCGAGGGTGAAGCGGGCGATTCGGTGATGGCGGTCGCGGTGAGGAACGGCCTGTCGACGATCGTCGCGGAGTGCGGAGGGTCGATGTCCTGCTCGACCTGTCACGTCTTCGTCGATGAGAAGGACCTGGCGCTCTTCGATCCGATCTCCGAGGTGGAGGATGAGATGCTCGATACGACTGCGGTGGACCGCGAGCCGAACTCGCGCCTGTCATGTCAACTCGTGTTGCGCGAGGACTGCGCGGTTCGCGTGACCACTCCTGAAACGCAGATGTGA
- a CDS encoding branched-chain amino acid ABC transporter permease, which translates to MTGWFASNVILIQTTLTTTLLALSLQIPIRLGVFSFAGIGAFGIGGYTAAIAMVHLGWPTYPAILLGVVVAAVATYILGVIVQRLSGLYLGMATLAFTLIISVLAVNGGSLTGGAAGLFGAVGTIDVPQILLIVVGVVLVVSYFETGSRGRRADAVREDPSLAAAMGIHVSRYRLMAFLASGAIGGLAGAITTLRRTAISPAEVNFGLIVLALTVIIVGGIGSWVGVLIGAVVFVWLPTWVAFVGQWEDLIYGTIVVLAAVFMPDGAHGVIKMLIRRLRVRISREPRTFETAALPSIRAVRDRPDSRGLVRDGVDS; encoded by the coding sequence ATGACCGGCTGGTTCGCGTCCAACGTCATCCTCATCCAGACGACGCTGACAACGACTCTGCTGGCGCTGAGCCTGCAGATCCCGATCCGGCTCGGTGTGTTCTCCTTCGCCGGAATCGGAGCATTCGGCATCGGGGGATACACGGCTGCGATCGCCATGGTTCATCTCGGCTGGCCGACCTATCCGGCGATACTCCTCGGGGTCGTCGTGGCCGCGGTGGCCACGTACATCCTCGGAGTGATCGTGCAACGACTGAGTGGACTGTATCTCGGAATGGCGACGCTGGCGTTCACTCTGATCATCTCCGTGCTGGCGGTCAACGGCGGTTCTCTGACCGGAGGCGCGGCCGGACTGTTCGGTGCGGTCGGCACGATCGACGTCCCACAGATCCTGTTGATCGTCGTCGGCGTCGTCCTCGTCGTGTCCTATTTCGAGACGGGGAGCCGAGGGCGTCGAGCCGACGCTGTGCGTGAAGACCCTTCCCTGGCGGCCGCCATGGGCATTCATGTCTCCCGGTACCGATTGATGGCGTTCCTGGCGTCCGGGGCGATCGGCGGACTGGCGGGTGCGATCACGACCCTTCGCCGCACGGCGATCAGCCCCGCGGAGGTGAACTTCGGCCTGATCGTACTGGCGCTGACGGTGATCATCGTCGGCGGTATCGGATCCTGGGTGGGAGTGCTGATCGGGGCCGTCGTCTTCGTCTGGCTGCCGACGTGGGTCGCGTTCGTGGGGCAGTGGGAGGATCTGATCTACGGGACGATCGTCGTGCTCGCCGCCGTCTTCATGCCCGATGGCGCCCATGGGGTCATCAAGATGCTCATCAGAAGGCTGCGCGTGCGGATATCGAGAGAACCGCGGACGTTCGAGACGGCGGCTCTCCCATCGATTCGGGCCGTGCGTGATCGGCCCGACTCTCGAGGGCTCGTCAGAGACGGGGTCGACTCATGA
- a CDS encoding ABC transporter ATP-binding protein: protein MMLEINDLEVHYGAVRAVRGVSLVAAAGRVALVLGANGAGKSSTLRTAAGFLHGESGSIVVDGEEMRGKRAHAMVRRGVVLVPEGRKIFAPLTVEENLRLGGYRASRRDVSRAIGEVYEQFPILGERRKGMAGLLSGGEQQMLAFGRALMSKPRVMLMDEPSMGLAPSIVQTVMDGARSIADSGVAVLMVEQNAEAALRIADDVSVMTRGSITWTGVAAEASLHAVHAVLGDTALE from the coding sequence ATGATGCTCGAGATCAATGACCTGGAAGTGCACTACGGCGCGGTGCGCGCGGTGCGCGGAGTGTCGCTCGTGGCAGCCGCGGGCCGAGTGGCGCTCGTCCTCGGCGCCAACGGCGCGGGCAAGTCCAGCACGCTGCGCACGGCTGCCGGTTTCCTGCACGGGGAGAGCGGCTCCATCGTCGTCGATGGCGAGGAGATGAGGGGGAAACGTGCGCATGCGATGGTGCGTCGCGGTGTCGTCCTCGTGCCCGAAGGGCGCAAGATCTTCGCGCCGCTCACCGTGGAGGAGAACCTGCGCCTCGGGGGCTACCGTGCGTCTCGTCGCGACGTCAGCCGTGCTATCGGCGAGGTGTACGAGCAGTTCCCGATACTCGGCGAACGACGCAAGGGCATGGCGGGCCTGCTCAGCGGTGGTGAGCAGCAGATGCTCGCTTTCGGGCGCGCGCTGATGTCGAAGCCGCGAGTGATGCTGATGGACGAGCCGTCGATGGGATTGGCGCCGTCCATCGTGCAGACCGTGATGGACGGCGCTCGCAGCATCGCTGACTCCGGCGTGGCGGTCCTCATGGTGGAGCAGAACGCCGAGGCCGCACTGCGGATCGCAGATGATGTCTCGGTCATGACCCGTGGCTCGATCACGTGGACAGGCGTCGCCGCGGAGGCGAGCCTGCACGCGGTTCACGCCGTGTTGGGAGACACCGCCCTGGAGTGA
- a CDS encoding ABC transporter substrate-binding protein produces MRTAGAASVMALGAFALVACSADPAEPEPAASGDDQCVIADEVIVGVVNEQSGPVSYAGVGPSDGAQVAIDELAESDFFGNGTTLKLKIADMAGDIERASSEMTKMVNDPSVSVIIGPASSGPASAVAPLVEQSKVPTVFTQAGSDGVVIGDWTFRTTPPTETYYSAGLDWLKDHGYEDAALIYDATLPTFQHLAQEGIPAFASERGIDIVSTQEVQSTTQEFSSQAQVIASENPSAVIMLITATPSITFLNQLRDSGYEGQVLATPSQSGQNMAAGGPNVDGIVYPVPFSPAATSGVAASFIERFQATFDRTPDTYNAEGYDGLMWIANAIKEVGCSTPAAIRDGLAAVGAKGFEGAQGPLTFENGNDVRVAGTMIEWSDGAEHLAD; encoded by the coding sequence GTGAGGACGGCCGGAGCGGCCTCGGTCATGGCGCTGGGCGCGTTCGCGCTTGTCGCGTGCAGTGCGGATCCAGCGGAACCGGAGCCCGCCGCCTCCGGTGACGATCAGTGCGTGATCGCGGATGAGGTGATCGTCGGAGTCGTGAACGAGCAGAGCGGTCCGGTCTCCTATGCCGGAGTCGGCCCGAGTGACGGTGCGCAGGTCGCGATCGATGAACTCGCGGAGTCGGACTTCTTCGGCAACGGAACGACGCTGAAGCTGAAGATCGCGGACATGGCGGGTGATATCGAGCGGGCATCGAGTGAGATGACGAAGATGGTGAACGACCCGTCCGTCTCGGTCATCATCGGACCGGCATCCAGCGGTCCCGCCTCGGCCGTCGCACCGCTGGTGGAGCAGAGCAAGGTGCCCACGGTGTTCACCCAGGCCGGTTCCGACGGAGTCGTCATCGGAGACTGGACCTTCCGCACCACGCCGCCGACGGAGACGTACTACTCGGCGGGTCTGGATTGGCTGAAGGATCACGGCTACGAGGATGCGGCGCTCATCTACGATGCCACGCTGCCGACGTTCCAGCATCTCGCTCAGGAGGGCATCCCCGCTTTCGCCTCGGAACGGGGGATCGACATCGTTTCGACCCAGGAGGTGCAGTCCACGACGCAGGAGTTCAGCAGTCAGGCACAGGTCATCGCCTCTGAGAACCCGTCCGCTGTGATCATGCTCATCACCGCCACTCCGTCGATCACCTTCCTCAATCAGCTGCGTGACAGCGGCTACGAGGGCCAGGTGCTGGCCACTCCCTCCCAGTCCGGACAGAACATGGCAGCCGGTGGCCCGAACGTCGACGGGATCGTGTATCCGGTTCCGTTCTCGCCTGCGGCGACGTCGGGTGTCGCGGCGTCCTTCATCGAGAGGTTCCAGGCCACGTTCGACAGGACTCCCGACACGTACAACGCGGAGGGCTACGACGGACTGATGTGGATCGCCAATGCGATCAAGGAAGTCGGATGCTCGACGCCGGCCGCCATCCGCGACGGTCTCGCAGCCGTGGGCGCGAAGGGCTTCGAGGGAGCTCAGGGCCCGTTGACATTCGAAAACGGCAATGATGTCCGCGTGGCCGGCACCATGATCGAGTGGTCCGACGGCGCGGAGCATCTCGCAGACTGA
- a CDS encoding ABC transporter ATP-binding protein — MSTAPVQDERAPILEIHDVAVHFGGVKAVDGVSMTLHEGLIYGIIGANGSGKSTLFGAISRLVPLVSGTMMLDGTRFDRNPPHRVPHLGVARSFQTVRLLDDRTVRDNIRLGHDAVGSVPRREIEQRVEHVLTRLALHDVARRYPSELSYGIQRRVEIARAIVTRPRLLLLDEPTAGMNRHERDEVSELMLSLKGEGLTQFIVEHDVQMMVDTCDYIFAMNTGQLIAEGSPADVIADKRVRESYLGGGDDARDQ; from the coding sequence ATGAGCACCGCGCCTGTGCAGGATGAACGCGCTCCGATCCTGGAGATTCACGACGTCGCCGTCCACTTCGGCGGGGTGAAGGCGGTCGACGGCGTGTCCATGACGCTGCACGAAGGGCTCATCTACGGGATCATCGGTGCGAACGGGTCGGGCAAGTCGACGCTCTTCGGAGCGATCAGCAGACTGGTACCGCTCGTGAGCGGGACGATGATGCTCGACGGTACGCGTTTCGACCGCAATCCACCGCATCGCGTACCGCACCTCGGTGTCGCGCGCAGCTTCCAGACGGTGCGTCTGCTCGACGATCGCACCGTGCGCGATAACATCAGGCTCGGACACGATGCGGTGGGGTCGGTACCTCGCAGGGAGATCGAGCAGAGGGTCGAGCACGTGCTCACGCGTCTCGCGCTGCACGACGTGGCACGCCGGTATCCGAGTGAGCTGTCATACGGCATCCAGCGCCGCGTCGAGATCGCCAGAGCGATCGTGACGAGGCCTCGGCTGCTTCTTCTCGATGAACCGACAGCCGGCATGAACAGGCATGAACGGGATGAGGTCAGTGAGCTGATGCTGTCTCTGAAGGGCGAGGGCCTGACCCAGTTCATCGTCGAGCACGATGTGCAGATGATGGTGGACACGTGCGATTACATCTTCGCGATGAACACCGGTCAGTTGATCGCCGAAGGCTCTCCGGCGGATGTGATCGCTGACAAGCGCGTACGCGAGTCGTACCTGGGAGGGGGCGATGATGCTCGAGATCAATGA
- a CDS encoding branched-chain amino acid ABC transporter permease, producing the protein MQELLNTATLGSIYLLFALGMALAWGTIGILNFAHGATFMFSVFVVYLITGAVELSMIGVLLLAALIGAAISLLTQLLVFQPIVRRARSHSSAELRIILGGIGVAAIPLAIAERVTNSAPFAIRSSYEATVFSIGGVRLSSTSLIVIIVGLTIGIGLTLWIRRSKQGLALRAIGTDAETAEGMGVHRELLALGTMAVAGALAGLAGGLLAFQLSAMAPESGDTLLIKAFAMIVLGGLGSMGGAVIGAYVLAGAEMLMTILGQGTWVDAVSFGLIFLILLFRPQGLFGRKEVRRA; encoded by the coding sequence ATGCAGGAGCTCCTCAACACCGCCACGCTCGGTTCGATCTATCTTCTCTTCGCGCTCGGCATGGCGCTCGCGTGGGGCACGATCGGCATCCTGAACTTCGCCCACGGGGCGACGTTCATGTTCTCAGTGTTCGTGGTCTATCTGATCACCGGAGCTGTCGAGCTGTCGATGATCGGGGTGCTCCTGCTGGCGGCTCTCATCGGTGCGGCCATCTCCCTGTTGACTCAGCTGCTCGTCTTTCAGCCGATCGTCAGGAGAGCGCGATCGCATTCCTCGGCTGAGCTGCGGATAATCCTCGGCGGTATCGGTGTGGCCGCGATTCCGCTCGCGATCGCGGAGCGAGTGACCAACAGTGCACCATTCGCGATCAGGAGTTCATACGAGGCCACTGTGTTCTCGATCGGCGGTGTGCGACTGAGCTCGACGTCGTTGATCGTCATCATCGTCGGTCTGACGATCGGGATCGGCCTCACGCTCTGGATCCGGCGGTCGAAGCAGGGCCTCGCGCTCAGAGCCATCGGCACGGACGCGGAGACCGCCGAGGGCATGGGTGTGCATCGCGAACTGCTCGCCCTGGGGACGATGGCCGTCGCGGGCGCGCTCGCCGGTCTGGCGGGCGGACTTCTCGCCTTCCAGCTGTCTGCGATGGCGCCGGAATCCGGAGACACGCTGCTCATCAAGGCATTCGCGATGATCGTGCTCGGTGGACTCGGATCGATGGGAGGCGCGGTGATCGGAGCGTACGTCCTGGCCGGCGCTGAGATGCTCATGACGATCCTGGGGCAGGGGACCTGGGTCGATGCGGTCTCCTTCGGGCTGATCTTCCTCATCCTGCTCTTCAGGCCCCAGGGGCTCTTCGGACGGAAGGAGGTGCGTCGCGCATGA
- a CDS encoding ferredoxin, whose translation MQVRVDQKVCQGHGVCLMMAPGIFDIDDETGLSYVMKQPVTEEERRAALAARGNCPERAIRIIDDDAESP comes from the coding sequence ATGCAGGTGCGTGTCGATCAGAAGGTGTGCCAAGGTCACGGAGTGTGCCTGATGATGGCGCCCGGGATCTTCGATATCGATGACGAGACGGGCCTGTCCTACGTCATGAAGCAGCCCGTGACCGAAGAAGAGCGCAGAGCGGCCCTGGCTGCTCGCGGCAACTGTCCGGAGCGAGCGATACGGATCATCGACGACGACGCGGAGTCCCCGTAG
- a CDS encoding cytochrome P450 gives MNTGVREPMVDFDHNSPEHSADTVASYRALRDKAPVAWTEAWGGYWVLSGYDPVFDAARDDDLFSSARHEDLGVTGQAITLPQKPMHIHLPIELDPPESQKYRSIMNKLITPRRVSTLMPMIEKYVDMFIDELIESGEADFSTLTGVPAIVTITWLGAPLKDWRRHAMFHRALLAEPVGSEGYRHAIEEELPYLTAQVKRTIAERRREPREDGISFVVNQKIDGREMTDEEAFGMIELLISGGVGTTASLTGQALVWLSEHPDQRELLRKNPEMMQTALEEFLRVFSPTQALSRTVMADTEFHGVKMRRGDRALLAWASANRDGADAGDSPDDVDITRSPNRHLAFGVGSHRCAGSHLARPMARTILSKIIERMPDYTVDLERTVRFSAQGVNTGYLSVPARFTPGEKVYPNESLSELERD, from the coding sequence ATGAACACCGGCGTTCGCGAACCGATGGTCGATTTCGATCACAACTCACCCGAGCACAGTGCGGACACCGTCGCCAGCTATAGGGCGCTGCGCGACAAGGCTCCTGTCGCGTGGACAGAGGCCTGGGGCGGATACTGGGTCCTCAGCGGATACGACCCTGTGTTCGACGCAGCGCGCGACGATGATCTGTTCAGCTCGGCGCGGCATGAAGACCTGGGCGTGACGGGGCAGGCGATCACGCTGCCGCAGAAGCCGATGCACATCCATCTTCCGATCGAACTCGATCCGCCGGAGTCTCAGAAGTACCGCTCGATCATGAACAAGCTGATCACTCCGAGGCGGGTGTCCACGCTCATGCCGATGATCGAGAAGTACGTGGACATGTTCATCGATGAGCTCATCGAGTCCGGTGAGGCGGACTTCTCCACGCTCACCGGTGTGCCGGCGATCGTGACGATCACGTGGCTCGGCGCCCCATTGAAGGACTGGCGCAGGCATGCGATGTTCCATCGGGCTCTGCTCGCGGAGCCGGTCGGCAGCGAGGGATATCGACACGCCATCGAGGAAGAACTCCCCTATCTCACCGCACAGGTGAAGAGGACCATCGCAGAGCGGCGGAGGGAGCCGAGGGAGGACGGCATCAGCTTCGTCGTCAATCAGAAGATCGACGGTCGCGAGATGACCGACGAAGAGGCCTTCGGCATGATCGAGCTGCTCATCTCCGGCGGGGTCGGAACGACCGCGTCGCTCACCGGTCAGGCACTGGTCTGGCTCTCGGAGCATCCCGACCAGAGGGAGCTGCTGCGGAAGAACCCCGAGATGATGCAGACGGCGCTGGAGGAGTTCCTGCGCGTGTTCAGTCCCACTCAGGCTCTCTCACGGACAGTCATGGCCGACACGGAGTTCCACGGTGTGAAGATGAGACGAGGCGATCGTGCTCTGCTCGCTTGGGCGTCCGCCAACCGTGACGGTGCGGATGCGGGCGACAGCCCCGATGACGTCGACATCACGCGCTCTCCGAATCGTCACCTCGCGTTCGGCGTGGGCAGTCACCGTTGCGCGGGCTCGCACCTGGCTCGTCCGATGGCCCGTACGATCCTCTCCAAGATCATCGAGCGGATGCCGGACTACACGGTGGACCTCGAGCGCACGGTGCGCTTCAGCGCGCAGGGCGTGAACACCGGGTACCTGAGTGTGCCGGCCAGATTCACACCGGGCGAAAAGGTCTATCCGAATGAGTCGCTCAGCGAGCTCGAGCGGGACTGA
- a CDS encoding HtaA domain-containing protein → MAEAADAPGLRWAVKASFLSYVASLSDGAMSVTSGALEVPEGFLFPVRDHRRFDARTGIGTLCFAGDVRFRAYRGMLQLRIADPQLHADEDGAVLTVEDAAAERVVIADLDTPRRARGGGLEVPASLAPGAEHYFNNAYPEGTVLDPLVIRGIWDPPARKTD, encoded by the coding sequence ATGGCCGAGGCCGCCGACGCGCCGGGCCTCCGGTGGGCCGTCAAGGCCAGCTTTCTGTCCTATGTGGCGAGTCTCTCCGACGGGGCGATGTCCGTGACTTCAGGGGCTCTGGAGGTCCCCGAGGGCTTCCTCTTCCCCGTGCGGGACCACCGGCGATTCGATGCGCGCACGGGCATCGGCACACTCTGCTTCGCCGGGGACGTGCGCTTCCGCGCCTATCGGGGGATGCTCCAATTGAGGATCGCCGACCCGCAGCTTCATGCGGATGAGGACGGAGCAGTGCTCACCGTCGAGGACGCGGCCGCCGAGCGCGTCGTCATCGCAGATCTCGACACCCCTCGTCGCGCTCGCGGGGGTGGTCTCGAGGTGCCGGCCAGTCTGGCTCCGGGAGCGGAGCACTACTTCAACAATGCCTATCCGGAGGGAACGGTGCTCGACCCACTCGTGATCCGCGGCATCTGGGATCCTCCGGCTCGGAAGACGGATTGA
- a CDS encoding glucose 1-dehydrogenase, producing the protein MKRLEGRIALITAAGSGMGRAGALRFAQEGAHVIVSDLDGAAAEKVVAEISASGGSATARQLDVSDLNALKDVFDQIEQDHGLLHVLYNHAGVPGAAGLEVSPEQYAKTMDINLRSAFFATQYAVPLLRKAAPHASIIFTSSTSGMVGSPFSPLYSLAKGGITIFMKAVAKRLGPDGIRSNALLPAMIETPMLSQFFGREPGADIEEAKSAFAQNVPLGRAGSPDEVAAAAAFLASDDASWITGTALPLDGGLLA; encoded by the coding sequence ATGAAGAGGCTCGAGGGGCGCATCGCCCTGATAACCGCAGCCGGCTCAGGCATGGGCCGAGCAGGCGCACTGCGTTTCGCCCAGGAGGGTGCCCACGTCATCGTCAGCGACCTCGATGGCGCGGCCGCGGAGAAAGTCGTCGCCGAGATCTCGGCCTCAGGTGGATCGGCGACGGCCCGCCAGCTCGACGTGAGCGATCTGAACGCTCTGAAAGACGTCTTCGACCAGATCGAGCAGGACCACGGCCTCCTCCACGTGCTCTACAACCACGCGGGCGTCCCCGGTGCCGCCGGGCTGGAGGTCTCGCCCGAGCAGTACGCGAAGACGATGGACATCAACCTGCGCAGCGCCTTCTTCGCCACACAGTACGCGGTCCCGCTGCTGCGCAAGGCCGCGCCCCATGCATCCATCATCTTCACCTCCTCCACCTCGGGAATGGTCGGATCACCCTTCAGCCCGCTGTATTCTCTGGCGAAGGGCGGCATCACCATCTTCATGAAGGCCGTTGCGAAGCGACTGGGGCCGGACGGGATCCGCTCGAATGCGCTGCTCCCCGCGATGATCGAGACCCCCATGCTGTCTCAGTTCTTCGGGCGCGAGCCCGGTGCCGACATCGAGGAGGCCAAGAGCGCCTTCGCGCAGAACGTCCCCCTCGGCCGTGCCGGATCTCCGGATGAAGTCGCCGCTGCGGCCGCCTTCCTGGCCAGTGACGACGCCAGCTGGATCACCGGCACGGCTCTTCCCCTGGACGGGGGGCTCCTGGCATGA
- a CDS encoding NAD(P)/FAD-dependent oxidoreductase, with amino-acid sequence MGAGTVVVGASQAGVQLAVSLRDGGYEEPITLIDAAPHEPYQRPPLSKDYLSGEVQVHGLRFRQETYYRAQQIDLVLGSAVTSVRRQGSGGVAVGSDGVERSYDRLVIATGAEPRRLRLPGADLDGILVLRDAEDAGRVKEALDSARDLVVIGGGFIGLEVASAGRKRGLNVTVLEAAPRIIGRAVGELTSSWFLQAHRARGTRVELGVQLAGFHGNDGKVESVELADGTHVPADIVVVGIGVIPRTGLAEQLGLAVDNGIVVDQHMLASDGRTIAIGDVANVPNPFARTADAMRRMRFEGVNTAIEQARSAASTILGSPQPYCAVPWFWSNQGDLRLQMVGLNAGYDDAIVRGDPESDKFTVLYYRGEMLLGADCINSPVDFMAAKITLNSGRNIRPASATADGPLKAQIVELV; translated from the coding sequence ATGGGCGCCGGGACAGTCGTCGTCGGCGCGTCACAGGCGGGGGTCCAGCTCGCTGTGTCTCTGCGGGACGGCGGATACGAGGAGCCGATCACGCTGATCGACGCTGCGCCGCACGAGCCCTATCAGCGGCCGCCGCTGTCGAAGGACTATCTGTCCGGCGAGGTGCAGGTCCACGGTCTGCGCTTCCGTCAGGAGACCTATTACCGTGCGCAGCAGATCGACCTCGTGCTCGGTTCGGCGGTGACGTCGGTGCGACGGCAGGGCAGCGGAGGTGTCGCCGTGGGATCGGATGGCGTCGAGCGCTCGTACGATCGACTCGTCATCGCCACGGGGGCCGAGCCCCGTCGACTCCGGCTCCCCGGTGCCGACCTGGACGGGATCCTGGTGCTGCGGGACGCAGAGGATGCCGGTCGGGTGAAGGAGGCGCTGGACAGCGCGCGGGATCTCGTCGTGATCGGCGGTGGTTTCATCGGTCTCGAGGTGGCGTCCGCGGGAAGGAAGCGGGGTCTGAACGTCACGGTGCTGGAGGCGGCGCCGCGCATCATCGGTCGTGCGGTGGGAGAGCTGACGAGTTCGTGGTTCCTGCAGGCGCACCGCGCGCGCGGCACGCGGGTCGAGCTCGGGGTTCAGCTTGCGGGATTCCACGGCAATGACGGAAAGGTCGAGTCGGTGGAGCTCGCGGACGGAACGCATGTACCGGCGGACATCGTCGTCGTGGGGATCGGAGTCATCCCGCGCACCGGATTGGCAGAGCAGCTCGGCCTGGCTGTCGACAACGGGATCGTGGTCGACCAGCACATGCTGGCCTCGGACGGTCGGACGATCGCCATCGGCGACGTCGCGAATGTGCCGAATCCGTTCGCGCGTACGGCCGACGCGATGAGGCGCATGCGGTTCGAAGGTGTGAACACCGCGATCGAGCAGGCGCGCAGCGCGGCATCGACGATTCTCGGATCCCCGCAGCCGTATTGCGCCGTTCCGTGGTTCTGGTCGAATCAAGGGGATCTCCGACTCCAGATGGTCGGTCTCAACGCCGGGTATGACGATGCCATCGTTCGAGGGGACCCGGAATCCGACAAGTTCACCGTGCTCTATTACCGCGGAGAGATGCTCCTCGGCGCGGACTGCATCAACTCCCCGGTGGATTTCATGGCGGCGAAGATCACGTTGAACAGCGGGAGGAACATCCGTCCTGCCTCGGCGACTGCCGACGGACCGCTCAAGGCGCAGATCGTGGAGCTGGTCTGA